The genomic segment GGTTGAGCAGCACCGGGCCGGACTCGTCGAACGCATGCGCTCGATAACGGCTCCAGCGCCACAGCCCGGGCGTGGTGACCAGGCCGCGTTTCACTGGATTGCGGTGCATGTACTTGAGCTTTTCGATGCGCTTCTTTGCCGTGAATACATTGAAGTCGTAGAAGCGGGTTTGCCAGAACGTGGCCGGGCCCTCGGCTGCTTCCCAGAGCAACGGCTGGCTGGAGCTTCTTCTCTTGCGCCGCCGCGCACGGCGCGCCACCCGCTGCTTCAGCACTTGGAGCACGGTCGAAGGGTTTCCGACCTCAGGCTCGGAGATCAGCAGGTGAAAGTGTTCGGGCATGACTACATATCCGACTACCACGAAGCGATACTTCTTCCGGACTTCTTCCAGGATGCGGAGAAACAAGTCGCGGCGTTTTGCTGAGCCAAGATAGGTTTGCCGGCGATAGCAGCTCGAGGTGATAAAGTGCAGGTGCTGTGCGCCATAGTATCGTTTTAGCCCGGCAGGCACGCATGGATTGTAGGGCCGCCCACCCTTTGCGGAGCAAACTGCGCTCCGCCAAGGATGGGGCACCCAAAATCGAGTTGGATGATGGGGAAGGGTGGGCCACACGCCTGGCTGGAGTGGCCAAAGCGGCCCTTGACTCTGGAGCTTACTCCATAGTTTACGCTGTGCTCGTCGGGCGTGTGACATGGCACAGGGCATTCAGATCGGCAAAGTCGCGGAGCAGACCGGCCTCAGCATTGACACGATTCGCTTTTATCAGAAGATCGGCCTGGTCAAGCAGCCGGCCCGCAGCGAGGGCGGATTCCGGCTGTTCAGCGAGAGTGAAATAAGGGACCTGGTCTTCATTCAGAAGGCCCAAGAGCTCGGGTTTTCCCTGACCGAAATCAAGCAATTGTCTGTCCTGAATCAGCAGCATGACCACGCCTGCTCTCAGGTGCGCGACCTGCTTACCAGCAAACTCAGAGAAATTCACGAGAAAGCGGACCAGCTCTTGCGGCTTGAGGGAGAGCTGAAAAGGGCGCTCCGAAAATGCAACCGCGACCTGCGCTCCAATAAGGGATCGCGGCACGAGGAGTGCTGTCCGCTGCTGAAGAACCTGGAACGAAAGAGCGCCAAACGACGGCAGCGTCGCCATGATCCCTAACGGGCATTCTGAAAGCTGTAAAAAATCTTGTATCTGGAGCCAAGTCCAGAGTGCATCTGATTCGAAAAAGCGACGATTCTGAGATGAAGGTTGAGGTCCTCTACTTCGAAGGCTGCCCGAATCACGCACCCACAGTGGAGAGGGTGCGTGAGGCGTTGCGGTCTGAAAACGAGACAGCCGATGTCCGAGAAATCGAGGTTCGGACGCAGGCGGAAGCCGAATCCCTGGGCTTCCTCGGTTCGCCGAGCGTTCGCATCAATGGATTGGACATCGAACCGGAAGCTCGCAGCCTCAGGAGTTACGGGTTGAGCTGCCGTACTTATCTGGACGGACCGACAAGGAGCGGTATGCCCTCCCAAGACATTATTCGTCGCGCGCTCAAGGAGCAGAGAGCATCAGGCGGTTCTTGTTGCCAAACCGATTCAACAACGTGCCGCACGCCAGCCTCGCCTGTGGGCGGTGCTCGGGGAACGCGCACCGCGCTATTCGCAGGAGGGATCGCCGCGACTTTGGCGTCGGTCTGTTGTCTTGGCCCTCTGCTTCTGGTCACAGTCGGCGTCAGCGGCGCTTGGATCGGAAACCTGACGCGGCTTGAGCCGTACCGCCCAATTTTCATTGTTGTCGCGGTAGCGGCCCTGTTTTTTGCGTGGCGGAGCATTTATCGGCCGGCGCAGGCGTGCGAGCCCGGCGAAGTTTGTGCTGTGCCGCAGACGCGTCGTCTTTACAAAATCCTGTTTTGGGCCAGCGTGGCGCTCACTTTGGTCGCGCTGTTGTATC from the Terriglobales bacterium genome contains:
- a CDS encoding transposase; the encoded protein is MPAGLKRYYGAQHLHFITSSCYRRQTYLGSAKRRDLFLRILEEVRKKYRFVVVGYVVMPEHFHLLISEPEVGNPSTVLQVLKQRVARRARRRKRRSSSQPLLWEAAEGPATFWQTRFYDFNVFTAKKRIEKLKYMHRNPVKRGLVTTPGLWRWSRYRAHAFDESGPVLLNQWPAAGLSQRLART
- a CDS encoding MerR family transcriptional regulator; protein product: MAQGIQIGKVAEQTGLSIDTIRFYQKIGLVKQPARSEGGFRLFSESEIRDLVFIQKAQELGFSLTEIKQLSVLNQQHDHACSQVRDLLTSKLREIHEKADQLLRLEGELKRALRKCNRDLRSNKGSRHEECCPLLKNLERKSAKRRQRRHDP
- the merT gene encoding mercuric ion transporter MerT, translated to MGGARGTRTALFAGGIAATLASVCCLGPLLLVTVGVSGAWIGNLTRLEPYRPIFIVVAVAALFFAWRSIYRPAQACEPGEVCAVPQTRRLYKILFWASVALTLVALLYPYFAKYFY